ATCTGGCGCGCGGCGAGCGAGATGGCGTCCGCGCCGGTCGCTTCCGGCGTCGAGCGCTGGGCGTAGATGATGCCCGGATAATGCGGGTCGCGCTCGACCTTGCTGGCGATGGACGCCATGGTGGAGACCGCCTCGACCGGGTAATCGCCGGAAGCGGATTCGGCCGACAGCATCACGGCATCCGCGCCTTCGAAGACGGCGGTCGCGACGTCGGAGACTTCGGCGCGGGTCGGCACCGGCGCGGAGATCATCGATTCCAGCATCTGCGTGGCGACGACGACCGGCTTGCCGGCGCGGCGGCAGGCGCGGATGAGCTGCTTCTGCAGGCCGGGAACGGCTTCCAGCGGCATTTCCACGCCAAGGTCGCCACGGGCGACCATGAGGGCGTCGGAAAGCTCGATGATCTCGTCGATGCGCTCGATGGCCTGCGGCTTCTCGATCTTCGACATCAGGCCGACGCGGCCGCGCGCGACCTTGCGCACTTCGGCAAGGTCTTCCGGACGCTGGATGAACGAGAGCGCCACCCAGTCGACGCTGCCGGTCGCCAGAACGGCGTCGAGGTCGATACGGTCCTTCTCCGTCAGCGCGCCCACGCCGAGCAGCGTGTCGGGCAGGCTCACGCCCTTGCGGTCGGAGATCTTGGTGCCGGAGACGACCGTGCAGACGATGGACTTGCCGTCGGACGACTCGGCGCGCAGATGCAGCTTGCCGTCGTCGATCAGCAGGCGATGGCCGGGCTTGACCGCTTCGAGGATTTCCGGATGCGGCAGGAACACGCGGGTGTTGTCGCCGGGCACATCCTTGTTGTCGAGAGTGAAGGTCTGGCCGGGCTTCAGTTCCTCCGAGCCGTTGGCGAACTTGCCGACGCGCAGCTTCGGCCCCTGGAGGTCGGCGAGGATGCCGATCGGGCGGCCGCAGCGGGCTTCCACGGCGCGGATGCGGCTGATCAGCGTGCGCATCACGTCATGGCTGGCGTGGCTCATATTGATGCGGAACAGGTCTGCTCCCGCCTCGTGCAGCTTCTGGATCATCTGCTCGTCAGACGATGCCGGTCCGAGCGTGGCGAGGATTTTGACTTTTCTGTTCCGTCTCATCAGTTCTGGCTCTCCTGCGTCCCTGGCGTATCGGAGAGCTGCACCATCCAGCTTCCCTGCCGCCCCGTGTCATATTCCTTGAAGCCCATGCGCTGGAAACCGCGTGCGAAGCAGTCCTCGACGCCGGTGATCTTGAACTCGTTCTCGGCGACGCACATGTTGACGTCGCCGGTCCAGCGGCCGCCGCGGGCGGCGTCCTCGGCATAGAGATAGTAGTAGCGCGACTGCAATTCGCCCTCGATCAGCGTGGCGCAGGTCGTGGCCGGCACCTGCCACCAGCCCTCGGTCACCCAGCCTTCCTTGGCGCGGTAGCCGATGGCGACGCCGACGAGGTTCTGCGTGCCGTTGCAGACGCGGAAATCGGCCCTCGCCTCATCCGCGACGGAAAAGGCGAGAAAACCCGCGACGAGGAAGAGGCCGGCCTGGAAAAGGCCGCCGGCTTTCGAGAAAAACGGGCGATGGGTCTTGGCTCTCACGGCTTCCAATGGAACTCCGTTGATTTGAATATGCGCTTTCTTGCGACGGCGGGGCATGAATGTCAACGCGGCTCTAATCGATTACATTGTCATGAAAAGAGAAGGAATCTTTCCCGAACGCCAAGCATTGCGGGTTGCGGGGCGGATCGCCCCATGCGATCACTTGCGGGGCGCGGCGTACAATCGGCAAAAGCATGCAGGACCATCCTCCTTTCGAGATCATCGACGGCGACACAAGCCTGGGGCTTGTCATTCTCGCGGACCACGCAACGAACCTCCTGCCCGAACGCTACGGCCGCCTCGGCCTGCCGGAAAGCGCCTTCGAGCGCCACATCGCCTACGATATCGGCGTGGAAGGCGTGGTGCGCGGCCTCAATGCCCGGCTGAACGCACCGGTGGTCATGAGCCGCTTTTCCCGCCTCCTCATCGATCCCAACCGGGGCGAGGACGACCCGACGCTCGTCATGCGCATTTCCGACGGCGCGATCATTCCAGGCAATCATCCGATCACGCCGGAAGAATGGCAATACCGGCTGGAAGCCTTCCACCGCCCCTATCACGATGCCGTGTCCCGCACGATCCGTGCGGTTGAGGAACGGACCGGCAAGGCTCCGCTCGTCATCTCCATGCATTCCTACACGCCGGCCTGGAAAGGCGTTCCCCGCCCCTGGCACGTGACGGTGCTGTGGGACAGCGATCCGCGCGCCGTGCGCCCGCTGCTTGCCGAACTGGAATCGCCCGGCGACGTGGTGGTGGGCGACAACGAGCCTTATGACGGGGCGCTGCGCGGCGACACCCTCTTCCATCATTGCATGAAGCCGGGTATCGCCCATGCACTCATCGAGATCCGCCAGGACGAGATCGGCGATGCGGACGGGATTGCCCGCTGGGCCGACCGGCTGGCGCCGATCTTCGCCCGGTTGAATGCGGACGAGGCCCTGCACACATACGAGATACACCCTTCCCGCACCGGACCGTACTGAGACCGAAACGATGACCGAACTGACGAAAGACCAGCAGACCGAATTCGAGGCCGCCGCCTTCCGGCGCCTCGTCAGGCACCTTCGCGAACGCAGCGACGTGCAGAACATCGACCTGATGAACCTTGCCGGCTTCTGCCGCAACTGCCTGTCGAACTGGTATCGCGAGGCGGCCAACGAGGCCGGTGTCCCGCTCGACAAGGATGCCTCCCGCGAGATCGTCTACGGCATGCCCTACGAGGAATGGCGCACCCTGCACCAGCGCGAGGCGAGCGATGCGCAACTTGCCGCCTTCGAGGTCAACCGCCCGAAGGAATGACGCCGCCGGCGCGCGAAAATCCTGAACGAACGCGCGACAGGCCTTGATCTTGCCGGAAGTTCGCGGCAAGTCACGGCACCTTTCGAATTTCCAGCCATCCAAGGAGAAGACCATGTCGGATGCCCACGGCGTAGCACGCGACCAGCTTCGCGCGTTCATCGAGCGGATCGAACGCCTCGAGGAAGAAAAGAAGACCATCGCCGACGACATCAAGGACGTCTATGGCGAAGCCAAGGGAACCGGCTTCGACACCAAGATCCTGCGCAAGGTCATCCAGATCCGCAAGCAGGACAAGGACGAGCGCATGGAGCAGGAAGCAATCCTCGACACCTACCTGCAGGCCCTCGGCATGATCGAGCTGCCGCCGGACGCCGAATAAGCCTTCGACCAGTTCCAACAAAAAACCCGCCGGATCGCTCCGGCGGGTTTTTTGTTGGAACTGGTCGGCCAGTCAGTTGCCGGCGCTCTCGAACTTGCGCACTTCCATGAAGTTGACCGCCGTGCCGCTGAACCGGCCTGCGTCGATCGACTTGCCCTCGGACTGGAAGCCGGCCATGTAGACGGTCGTCGGCGCGGCGCGCAGCGTGCGGCTGACAAAGCGCGGGGCCTTGACCGGCTTGGCGTTGGACGAGACGCTATCCTGGGCGAGCGCCCATTGCGACAGGATCTTCTGCGTCGCCTTCGGTTCGGTGCGGATCGCGCCGCGGCTGGCGGCATCGGCATCCTTCTTCTTCGGGCGACCGCCCTTCGCGGGCGTTTCCTCGACCGTCTTCGCGTCGAAAGCGTCCGCACCGGAAAGCGAGCGGGTGCCGCCAGCCGGAAGCAGCGCGGCCATCTCGACCGGCGTGCCGTCCGACTGGTCCGTCGCCGGATCGGCCACGGGGTCGGCAAGCGCGGCAAGGCCGGACCGGTCGGCGGTAGACGGCAGGGCGACCTGCGCTTCCGCGGCCGCCATCAGCGCCGTCTGCGACTTGTCCAGTTCGACCTGTGGGCGCAGGCCCGGCACCGGAACCATGGCCAGCTCCACGCCGTCCTCGGCTGCGGCTTCCGCCGTCATGGTCTCTGCCGGCTGCGCGTCGCCAGCCTGCGTGCGGGCGCCCAGCATCATGGGAACCGGAACCTTGTAGGCGGCAAGGTCCTCGAATTCGGGCTTCCGCTCCTCAGCCGTCGCCGCTTCCAGCGCCGCGACGGCGCCGCTGGTCGTCGGCGCGACAAGGGCAAGCTCGCTCGTCGCCTCGGCGGACTTGAAGGCCGGGCGGTTCCCCGGGACGGGCGCGTTGAAGGCGACCTCCGTCTCGGCCGCCGTGACGGCCGGCTGCACGTCCTCAACGATCTTCGCCTTGGAGCCGCCGGGATTGCTGGCATCGAATTCGTCCGCGATGGTCGCGGTGCTGGCGATCATTTCGGGTTCTTCATCCTCGTCGCCGCCGCCGCCGAAGAGCGCGGCGAGGAAACCGCCCTTGCGCTTGGACGCCTTGGGGCTGGAGCCGCCGCCGGCAACTTCGATCGTGTCCGCGCCGACGCGGCGCTTGTAGTCTGCCACGGCCTGCTGGTAGCCCGGCAGCGGCTTGCCGTCGGCCGGCACGTGCATGGTCTTGCCGTCGGGGAAGAGGCTGACGAGTTCCTGGCGGCTCATGCGCGGCCATGCGCGCACGCTGCCAACGTCGAGATGGACGAAGGGCGAGCCGGATGTGGGATAGAAGCCGACGCCGCCGACCTGAAATTTCATGGCCGTGGCGCGCAGGTTCGCGAGCTTGACGCCCGGAATGTAGAAGTCCATCGCCTTGCCGAGCATGTGCTGGCTCTTCTTGGCGACGCCCTTGGAGCGCGAGCGCAGCATGCCGTTCGTCGCCGGCGAGCGATAGGCGGAAACGACGTTGATGTACCCCTTGCCGCCGACCTTCTGGTAGACTTCCCAGACGAGGTCGAAGAGGCGCGGGTCCATCTTCGTGGGTTCGTTGCGGCGCCAGTCGCGCAGGAACGTGTTGAGCTGCTTGAGGCCGCGCTGATCGTAGCGCCCGTTGCGCTTGAAGGTGATCTCGGCCTTTTCCTTGGTGTGGATGAAATAGAGCTTGAGCGTGCGGTTGCCGCTCTCGGCCTGAACCGTCGCGGGGATGGAAGCGGGCAGGATCAGGGCGGCGGAAAGCACGGCCGTGGTCAACGCCTTCGGCAGCTTATGCAGCACTGTCTTGCAGAGGCCGCTCAGGGAGGCCCCCTGACGCTTCATCGATGCGAACAAATTTGCCAACTCTTTCCCCGTCCAAAGGACAACGAGCGTCCGTTGCCCAGATGACTGCCAATTGCGGTAAGAGCATGGCAAATCGGCCACACTCTTTGTCGCACCCCCGTTATAGTGAACAATCCACTAACAGGGAATAAACGGCAATCGAGAAATCCCAAGTGGCCGGGATTTCAGGGGTTTTTACGCAGCTTCCTTCATCGGATCGTCCGGATCGATGCCGTAGTCCTTCAATTTCCGATAGAGAGTCGAGCGTCCGATGCCCAATTTGCGGGCAACCTGGCTCATCTGGCCATGGTAGAATTTCAGGGCGAAACGGATCAATTCCTCTTCCACATCGGCGAGTTTGCGCACATGGCCGCCCTTGTCGACACTGGAAATGGCGTTCTCGGGCGAGGCAGCCTCGGCTGATTCGGCCGGACGGAAGTCCGGATAGACGCTCGGCAGGCGGGTATCGGCGGTCGGATCCGGCAGGCGCACGCTTGCCGCTTCCCACGTCGCGGCCCCGCCCTCGGCCAGCCCGTAGCCCGGCACCTGCGCGGCGATCTGCGGGAAGTCGGCGGCCGTCAACTCGGCCCCTTCGGAAAGCACGACCGCGCGGAAGATGGCGTTTTCGAGCTGGCGGATATTGCCCGGCCAGTCATAGGCCGTCAGCAGCGCCATGGCCCCCGCCGAGACGCCGAGCGGGCGGGCAAGCTTCTGCTCCCCGGCAAAGCGCTGCACGAAGGCGCGCACCAGGACCGGGATATCCTCCTTGCGCCGGCGCAGCGCCGGGATGGTGATCGGGAAGACGTTGAGGCGGTAGTAGAGGTCTTCGCGGAAGCGCCCCTCGCGCACCTCGGTGATGAGGTCGCGGTTCGTCGCCGAGATGAGGCGGACATTGACCTTCTGCGGGAAGCGCGCGCCGATCGTCTCGATCTCGCCCTGCTGCACGGCGCGCAGCAGCTTCACCTGCACCTCGAGCGGCAGGTCGCCGATCTCGTCGAGGAACAGCGTGCCGCCGTCGGCCTCCATGAACTTGCCGGTATGGCGCTCCGTCGCGCCGGTGAAGGCGCCCTTCTCGTGGCCGAAGAGAATGCTTTCGACGAGATTATGCGGGATCGCCCCGCAATTGACAGTGACGAAGGGCTTGTTCGCCCGCTCGCTCGCCGCCTGGATGGCGCGGGCGACCATTTCCTTGCCGACGCCCGACTCGCCTTCCAGCACGACGGGAATGTTCGACTGCGCGGCGCGACGGCCAAGCTCGATGACGCGCAGCATCTCGGAACTGGCCGAAACGATATCGTCGAAATGCACGGCCTCCGAACGGCCCCGCCGCCCGCTCCGGCCGCGGCCCTCGCGCTGGTCCATCTTCAGCGCATTGCCGACCGCGACATTCAGGCGCTCCGGCGAAACAGGCTTCACGACGAAATCGAAGGCCCCGGCGCGCATCGCCATCACGACCGTCTCGATGCCGCCCTGTCCGGTCTGCACGATGACGGGAATGGTGTTCTCCCGCTCAGCGAGCGCGTCGAGGAAGGCCGAGCCGTTCATTTCCGGCATCATCAGGTCGAGCAGGATCACGTTGATCAGGCCGCCCTTGCGATCGAGCAGGTCGAGACCGGCGCGGCCGTTCTCGGCCATATGGGCGACATGACCGAAGCGCTCGATCATGTTCTTCAGAAGCCTGCGCTGGACAGGATCGTCATCGATGACAAGAATATGGGCCGTCACTGGAACCTCCTTGCCGAAGGCGCGCGTCATGCACGCCCTTGGGGACTGAATACCAGCGGACCATGGCAGAAAGGGTTGAACATGCCGTTTTGAGAAAGGCTTGCATTTTAACCAACGCCGACGCAAGCAATGAACCCGACCTGCCCATCAGGAAGAGAGATATCGATGACCCGCACTTTCCTTGCCCCCCGGATCGACTTCGCACCGGCAGAGGCCGCAGCTACCGCCGGATTGGGCGACCTGCCCGGCTGGAACCTCACCGACCTCTACCCCTCGCCGGCCTCGCCTGAATTCAAGGCCGACATGCAGAAGGCCGCAACGGATTCGCTCGCCTTCGAGGCGAAGTGGAAGGGCAAGCTCGACGCCGCCACCGAGAAGACTGGCGACGAGGGCATCGGCGCGGCCGTGCGCGAATTCGAGGCGCTGGAAGACGTGATGGGCCGCCTTATCTCCTTTGCGGGCCTCACCTATTTCACCAACACGACCGAGCCGGCGAACGGTAAGTTCTATGGCGACGCGCAGGCCAAGCTCACCGACCTCGGCGCGCATCTCCTGTTTTTCTCCCTTGAACTCAATAGGATAGAAGACGAACGCATCGAGGCGGCGCTGACGAACGACGCGCTTGCCGCACACTATCGCCCGTGGATCGAGGACCTGCGCAAGGACAAGCCCTACCAGCTCGACGACAAGACCGAACAGCTCTTCCTCGAAAAGTCGATGACGGGCGCGGCTGCCTGGAACCGCCTCTTCGACGAGACGATGGCCTCGCTCCGCTACACGATCGACGGCGAGGAACTGCCGCTGGAAATCGCCCTCAATCAGCTCCAGTCG
This DNA window, taken from Shinella zoogloeoides, encodes the following:
- the pyk gene encoding pyruvate kinase, which encodes MRRNRKVKILATLGPASSDEQMIQKLHEAGADLFRINMSHASHDVMRTLISRIRAVEARCGRPIGILADLQGPKLRVGKFANGSEELKPGQTFTLDNKDVPGDNTRVFLPHPEILEAVKPGHRLLIDDGKLHLRAESSDGKSIVCTVVSGTKISDRKGVSLPDTLLGVGALTEKDRIDLDAVLATGSVDWVALSFIQRPEDLAEVRKVARGRVGLMSKIEKPQAIERIDEIIELSDALMVARGDLGVEMPLEAVPGLQKQLIRACRRAGKPVVVATQMLESMISAPVPTRAEVSDVATAVFEGADAVMLSAESASGDYPVEAVSTMASIASKVERDPHYPGIIYAQRSTPEATGADAISLAARQIAETLKLSAIVCYTSSGTTGLRTARERPDTPVLALSPVIETARRLSVVWGLHCVVTGDAEDLDDMVNRACRIVVAEEFGKPGDRIIISAGVPLRTPGATNMLRIAYIAADGVSGV
- a CDS encoding DUF882 domain-containing protein — translated: MANLFASMKRQGASLSGLCKTVLHKLPKALTTAVLSAALILPASIPATVQAESGNRTLKLYFIHTKEKAEITFKRNGRYDQRGLKQLNTFLRDWRRNEPTKMDPRLFDLVWEVYQKVGGKGYINVVSAYRSPATNGMLRSRSKGVAKKSQHMLGKAMDFYIPGVKLANLRATAMKFQVGGVGFYPTSGSPFVHLDVGSVRAWPRMSRQELVSLFPDGKTMHVPADGKPLPGYQQAVADYKRRVGADTIEVAGGGSSPKASKRKGGFLAALFGGGGDEDEEPEMIASTATIADEFDASNPGGSKAKIVEDVQPAVTAAETEVAFNAPVPGNRPAFKSAEATSELALVAPTTSGAVAALEAATAEERKPEFEDLAAYKVPVPMMLGARTQAGDAQPAETMTAEAAAEDGVELAMVPVPGLRPQVELDKSQTALMAAAEAQVALPSTADRSGLAALADPVADPATDQSDGTPVEMAALLPAGGTRSLSGADAFDAKTVEETPAKGGRPKKKDADAASRGAIRTEPKATQKILSQWALAQDSVSSNAKPVKAPRFVSRTLRAAPTTVYMAGFQSEGKSIDAGRFSGTAVNFMEVRKFESAGN
- a CDS encoding DUF2312 domain-containing protein, whose protein sequence is MSDAHGVARDQLRAFIERIERLEEEKKTIADDIKDVYGEAKGTGFDTKILRKVIQIRKQDKDERMEQEAILDTYLQALGMIELPPDAE
- a CDS encoding DUF1036 domain-containing protein, with product MQINGVPLEAVRAKTHRPFFSKAGGLFQAGLFLVAGFLAFSVADEARADFRVCNGTQNLVGVAIGYRAKEGWVTEGWWQVPATTCATLIEGELQSRYYYLYAEDAARGGRWTGDVNMCVAENEFKITGVEDCFARGFQRMGFKEYDTGRQGSWMVQLSDTPGTQESQN
- a CDS encoding DUF1244 domain-containing protein, whose amino-acid sequence is MTELTKDQQTEFEAAAFRRLVRHLRERSDVQNIDLMNLAGFCRNCLSNWYREAANEAGVPLDKDASREIVYGMPYEEWRTLHQREASDAQLAAFEVNRPKE
- a CDS encoding N-formylglutamate amidohydrolase → MQDHPPFEIIDGDTSLGLVILADHATNLLPERYGRLGLPESAFERHIAYDIGVEGVVRGLNARLNAPVVMSRFSRLLIDPNRGEDDPTLVMRISDGAIIPGNHPITPEEWQYRLEAFHRPYHDAVSRTIRAVEERTGKAPLVISMHSYTPAWKGVPRPWHVTVLWDSDPRAVRPLLAELESPGDVVVGDNEPYDGALRGDTLFHHCMKPGIAHALIEIRQDEIGDADGIARWADRLAPIFARLNADEALHTYEIHPSRTGPY
- a CDS encoding sigma-54-dependent transcriptional regulator gives rise to the protein MTAHILVIDDDPVQRRLLKNMIERFGHVAHMAENGRAGLDLLDRKGGLINVILLDLMMPEMNGSAFLDALAERENTIPVIVQTGQGGIETVVMAMRAGAFDFVVKPVSPERLNVAVGNALKMDQREGRGRSGRRGRSEAVHFDDIVSASSEMLRVIELGRRAAQSNIPVVLEGESGVGKEMVARAIQAASERANKPFVTVNCGAIPHNLVESILFGHEKGAFTGATERHTGKFMEADGGTLFLDEIGDLPLEVQVKLLRAVQQGEIETIGARFPQKVNVRLISATNRDLITEVREGRFREDLYYRLNVFPITIPALRRRKEDIPVLVRAFVQRFAGEQKLARPLGVSAGAMALLTAYDWPGNIRQLENAIFRAVVLSEGAELTAADFPQIAAQVPGYGLAEGGAATWEAASVRLPDPTADTRLPSVYPDFRPAESAEAASPENAISSVDKGGHVRKLADVEEELIRFALKFYHGQMSQVARKLGIGRSTLYRKLKDYGIDPDDPMKEAA